Part of the Candidatus Zixiibacteriota bacterium genome is shown below.
TTTGCAGAAGATGGCGGGGAATCCATATGGCCAAAAAGACGTTCACGACCAGGCGGATCATCACCGGATTGGTCGTCATTGTCATCGTGATTGTCGTGATCGTAAATCTGCGCAGTTCAGAAAACGGTCGCACCATGGTTCAGGCCGATCTCGCGTATCGCGACAACATCTCCGAGATCGTCACGGCATCGGGACGGATTCAACCCCAGACCAGCGTTGATATTGTCGCCGAGGTGTCGGCCGAGATTCTTCGCGTCTGTGTCAACGACGGTGATCGAGTCTCCCGCGCCGACCTGCTGCTGCTCCTGGACACCGTCCAGGCGAAGTCGGATGTTGAGCAGTCGCGGTTTTCGCTCGATGAATTGTCGGCCCGGGCGGAGGCTGCGCGCACGCAGCGGGACAAAAACGAACTCGAATTCGAGCGCCAGCAGCGGCTTTTCGAGCAGAAGCTGACGTCGGAGACCGCTTACACCGACGCGCGGTTTGCATTTGAAAGCTCGGCCGCCGAGTACGATGCGATGCTGGCGCAGGTAAAAACCGGCAAGGCCCGCCTCGAGAAAGCCGAGGATAACCTGGCGAAAACCAGGATCGTGGCGCCCATGGACGGTGTGATAACATTCGTGAACGCCGAGGCGGGTGAAATTGCGCAGGCCCAGACGTCTTTCACCCAGGGCAAGACCCTGATGACAATCGCGGACCTGTCGGTGTTCGAGGTGGAAGTCGATGTCGACGAGACGGAGATCGCCAGACTGCATCTCGACCAGCGGGCGGACATCCGGGTTGACGCATTCCGGGACACGGCGTTTGCCGGGCGGGTCGTCGAGATCGGCAACTCGGCGAAAATCTCCGGACAGGGCACCGACAATTACATGACCAGTTTCCGGGTGAAGGTGCGTTTCACGGATTCGGTGGCGTCGGTGCGCCCGGGCATGTCGGCGACCGTTGATATCGAAGTGGCCTCGGAGAGAAACGCGCTGTTGATACCGTACGCGGCGGTCGTCACGCGCGAATTCGACCGGGACTCCAGCGGCACAGTCGATGATTCGCTTGATGGTACGCTGGCCTCCGCCGGTATCGAAAGCGACGAAGCGCCGGAGGGAAGCGGCAGACCGAAGAGCGCGGGAAAGGTCAAGAAGTCCGGCGTCTTTCTGTGTGAAAACGGCAAAGCGCGATTCATCGAAGTCCGGACCGGGATCGCCGACGAGCGCAACATCGTCGCGCTTTCGGGGGTCTCCGACGGGGATACGGTCATCTCCGGATCATTCAAGACGCTTCGGGAACTCACCGACAGCACCCTGGTTGTCATTGACGAACGATCCATAAATGTCATGGTGGAGCGCAAGTAACCGCCGCGCGCAGGTCGATACATGGTATTTCTGTCCCTGCTCACAGAGTCGGTTGCGGCCCTCTGGGCGAACCGTCTTCGCTCGGGTCTCACCATTTTGGGGATGGTGATGGGCGTCACCTCGGTGATCGCGATCGTCTCTACGGTCGAAGGCATGCAGAAGAGCATCGAAGACGTTTTCGCATCGATGGGCACCAACGCCTTTATGGTGACCCGGTTCGGGTTCAACCTGACGATGGAGGAGTATCTCGAACGGCGACGCCGCAAGCCGCTCACCCGGGGACTGGTTGACGTCATCGAGGACGGATGTCCGGACTGCCGTCATATCGGTGCACAGGGGTTCGCGGGTGCGGACGTTAAATTCGGATCGCGACGCCTCACCGGAGTCGAGATTCAGGGACAAACACCGGCCATCATGGATATCCAGAATATCGATGTGGCGATGGGGCGGTACCTGACCGAGGAGGACGACGTCCGTCGCCAGCGATTCGCTTTTATCGGCGCGGAGATCTACGAGAAGCTGTTCGACGAGACAGGCGACCCGGTGGGCGAGCGAATTCGTGTCAACGCGGAAGAGTTTACGGTGATCGGGGTGGCCGAGAAACTCGGCAACAGCGACATGATCGACGGGATCGACAACTTCGTCGCCATTCCGCTGTCGACGCACCAGAAGCTGTTTCGACAGCCGGGCGACCCGGTGATGCTGTACATGGATGCGGCGTCGGCCGAGGAGCGGGAGCGGGCGATGGACCAGGTACGGGTCGTGCTTCGTTCGGCCCGGCGACTCACCTACGACGACAAGGACGATTTCGAGGTCGTCACGCCGGAGGCGATCCTGACGTTTGTCAACGACGTCACCCGGGCATTCCGGGTGCTCTTAGTCTCTCTCCCGCTTCTGTCAATCGTCGTGGGAGGCATCGTCATCATGAACATCATGATGATCTCGGTAACCGAGCGCACGCGGGAAATCGGAATCCGCAAATCACTCGGCGCGACCCGTCGGCATATCATGACCCAGTTTCTCTACGAGTCATTGGCGTTGTCGCTGGTCGGCGGCCTGATGGGAATTGCGTTCGGGGTAAAACTCGGGCAGGTGATCCTCCGCGATCTCATGGGCATTCTCATGACGCCGACTACGCTGGGGATTATCCTCGGGTTCGGCATTTCAACGGGTGTCGGTCTCTTTTTCGGGATTTACCCGGCGCTGAAGGCCGCCCGTCTCGATCCCATAAAGGCGCTCAGTTATGAGTAGGGTAAAACTGACGATCGCGCAGGTCCGCGAGGGCGTGCGGCTTGCCCTCATGGCGATTGCGGCAAACAAGTTTCTGTCGTCGATGACCATATTCGGCGTCACGATCGGTGTCGGGGCGGTCATTCTGGTGAACACCATAATGGACGGGTTTCAGGCGTACCTGCTGTCGTCGATCGAAAAGATCGGCAGCAACGTGATGTACATCAGCAAGGGGGACGAAAACACCGATTTCGATGCGCTGACCGAGGAGCAGCGTCGACGGAAAGATATTACGATGGACGAAGCGTACGCGATCCGGGAGATGTGCCCGCTGGTGAAGGCGGTCTCCCCCGAAAAGCAGGCGTACGACAATATCGCACGGTACGGGGACAGGACGGTGCGCAATCCCGACGATTTTCGCGGCTGCTGGCCGGAGCTGGCGGTTGTCACCAACCGCGACTGCGAATACGGACGCTTTATCGACGAAAACGATCTTCAGCGGGCCGCGCGCGTCTGCGTAATCGGTCCGGAGGTCGCGGACGCGTTGTTTGATTCGCGGGCCGATGCCGTCGACCGTACGATTCGGGTGAACGGGTTTGAGTTTCGGGTGGTCGGGGTGCAGGAACAGATCGACGATTTCTTCGAGATCAGTGAAAACGATTACATCTACATACCGATGACCACGTTCGACCGGCTGTACCCGGATGTCAAAAGTACGATCCTGATGGTGAGCGCCGTTTCGCGCGATCAGTTCCCCGACGCGCTCGACCAGGTAGTCAATGCGCTTCGCCGGGTGCGCGGGCTTCGCTCCGAAGATGAGAACAACTTCAGTGTGGAGACACAGGTCAAATTCGAAGAGCAGGTAACCCGGATCACGGCCAATATCAAACTGGGCGCGGTGGCCGTGGCGATCGTGGGGCTTCTCGTGGGGGTGATCGGCGTGATGAATATCATGCTGGTGTCGGTGACACAACGAACTCGGGAGATTGGAGTGCGCAAGGCGGTGGGCGCACGCCGCGCGAATATCCTGTTCCAGTTTTTGGTAGAGGCGGCGACATTGACGGGTGTCGGCGGCGCCGTCGGCATCGTGGTGGGCGCCCTCGTGGGCCTGATCGTGACCTCGTCG
Proteins encoded:
- a CDS encoding efflux RND transporter periplasmic adaptor subunit; protein product: MAKKTFTTRRIITGLVVIVIVIVVIVNLRSSENGRTMVQADLAYRDNISEIVTASGRIQPQTSVDIVAEVSAEILRVCVNDGDRVSRADLLLLLDTVQAKSDVEQSRFSLDELSARAEAARTQRDKNELEFERQQRLFEQKLTSETAYTDARFAFESSAAEYDAMLAQVKTGKARLEKAEDNLAKTRIVAPMDGVITFVNAEAGEIAQAQTSFTQGKTLMTIADLSVFEVEVDVDETEIARLHLDQRADIRVDAFRDTAFAGRVVEIGNSAKISGQGTDNYMTSFRVKVRFTDSVASVRPGMSATVDIEVASERNALLIPYAAVVTREFDRDSSGTVDDSLDGTLASAGIESDEAPEGSGRPKSAGKVKKSGVFLCENGKARFIEVRTGIADERNIVALSGVSDGDTVISGSFKTLRELTDSTLVVIDERSINVMVERK
- a CDS encoding ABC transporter permease, encoding MVFLSLLTESVAALWANRLRSGLTILGMVMGVTSVIAIVSTVEGMQKSIEDVFASMGTNAFMVTRFGFNLTMEEYLERRRRKPLTRGLVDVIEDGCPDCRHIGAQGFAGADVKFGSRRLTGVEIQGQTPAIMDIQNIDVAMGRYLTEEDDVRRQRFAFIGAEIYEKLFDETGDPVGERIRVNAEEFTVIGVAEKLGNSDMIDGIDNFVAIPLSTHQKLFRQPGDPVMLYMDAASAEERERAMDQVRVVLRSARRLTYDDKDDFEVVTPEAILTFVNDVTRAFRVLLVSLPLLSIVVGGIVIMNIMMISVTERTREIGIRKSLGATRRHIMTQFLYESLALSLVGGLMGIAFGVKLGQVILRDLMGILMTPTTLGIILGFGISTGVGLFFGIYPALKAARLDPIKALSYE
- a CDS encoding ABC transporter permease, which codes for MSRVKLTIAQVREGVRLALMAIAANKFLSSMTIFGVTIGVGAVILVNTIMDGFQAYLLSSIEKIGSNVMYISKGDENTDFDALTEEQRRRKDITMDEAYAIREMCPLVKAVSPEKQAYDNIARYGDRTVRNPDDFRGCWPELAVVTNRDCEYGRFIDENDLQRAARVCVIGPEVADALFDSRADAVDRTIRVNGFEFRVVGVQEQIDDFFEISENDYIYIPMTTFDRLYPDVKSTILMVSAVSRDQFPDALDQVVNALRRVRGLRSEDENNFSVETQVKFEEQVTRITANIKLGAVAVAIVGLLVGVIGVMNIMLVSVTQRTREIGVRKAVGARRANILFQFLVEAATLTGVGGAVGIVVGALVGLIVTSSLDWAYYLSPLWAAIGLAMSAGTGLAAGVYPAWRASRVDPIVALRYE